The sequence CGTGTTTTTTAACCGCTACCTCTTATTAGAGCCGCGCCTGCCGATTCGCTTACCTGGCCTTGTGCGTCAAGCGCTGCAGTATTCAGCGCCTTGTTTATTGACGGCGATTTGTGGGCCGATTTTACTGGGAGACACAGGCTTAGGTGGATTGGCCAGTAACCCTTATACCTACGCCGCGATGTTCAGTATTGCTTGCGCGTTGCTGATTAAAAACATGCTGTTGTCGG comes from Pseudomonas sp. C27(2019) and encodes:
- a CDS encoding AzlD domain-containing protein, whose protein sequence is MIWLLIFTLAGIVFFNRYLLLEPRLPIRLPGLVRQALQYSAPCLLTAICGPILLGDTGLGGLASNPYTYAAMFSIACALLIKNMLLSVLVSLAGFYALLYLMG